A region of Argentina anserina chromosome 5, drPotAnse1.1, whole genome shotgun sequence DNA encodes the following proteins:
- the LOC126795600 gene encoding uncharacterized protein LOC126795600, whose protein sequence is MSHQPSRSSSTGSASAASINAEQGDVDDKAPLWIYANKIEKMHGGGSWRLQCKFCEKSFVGSHNRVATHLLKDGGKDIKHCLKVTPQQHPNMSKLLNDYKQRVKNAAPRPVPLPSSSRNASTSSLDYDMSYHSSILTSSAAESKKRRGMGTALEKAFQNNSREQCNGEVARMFYIGGLSFNLARNPHYRLSYVRASSLPGYVPPGYNALRTTLLQKERKNLELHLQPIKDSWNVKGVSICSDGWSDPQRRPIINLIAANANGPMMLRAVNTQGEIKTGDMIADLIIECIKEVGHENIVQIVTDNAANCVKAGAIISSKYPSIFWTPCVVRTLNLAVNNICAPSLQTRNNDDVYDACKWIWPLADDVSFIKNFIMNHGMRLVMFTEHSDLKLLTIASTRFASTLVMFKRFKKIKAGLQHMVISNKWDDYKEDDVRKAAAVK, encoded by the coding sequence ATGAGCCACCAACCTAGTAGGAGTAGTAGCACTGGTTCTGCATCTGCTGCAAGTATTAATGCCGAACAAGGTGATGTGGATGATAAAGCTCCTTTGTGGATTTATGCAAATAAGATTGAAAAGATGCATGGGGGAGGATCTTGGAGGTTACAGTGTAAGTTTTGCGAAAAATCATTTGTTGGATCTCACAATAGAGTGGCTACACATTTGCTAAAGGATGGTGGAAAAGATATTAAACATTGCTTGAAGGTCACTCCTCAACAACATCCTAATATGAGCAAGTTACTAAATGATTACAAACAGAGAGTCAAAAATGCAGCCCCTAGACCAGTTCCATTGCCTTCATCATCGAGGAATGCATCAACTTCTTCACTTGATTATGATATGAGTTATCATTCTAGTATTCTAACATCAAGTGCAGCGGAGTCAAAGAAGAGGAGGGGAATGGGTACAGCTTTGGAGAAAGCATTTCAAAATAACTCTAGGGAGCAATGTAATGGTGAAGTAGCAAGAATGTTTTACATAGGTGGTTTGTCTTTCAACCTTGCAAGAAATCCTCATTATCGCTTGTCGTATGTGCGTGCTTCTAGCCTTCCAGGATATGTTCCACCTGGTTACAATGCATTGAGGACTACACTTCTTCAAAAGGAAAGGAAGAACCTTGAGCTTCATTTACAACCGATCAAAGACTCATGGAATGTTAAAGGGGTGAGTATATGTAGTGATGGTTGGTCTGATCCGCAAAGAAGACCCATCATTAACTTGATTGCTGCAAATGCAAATGGTCCGATGATGTTGAGGGCAGTAAATACTCAAGGTGAAATAAAAACTGGGGATATGATTGCTGATTTGATTATAGAATGCATAAAGGAGGTTGGTCATGAAAATATTGTTCAAATAGTCACCGATAATGCTGCGAATTGTGTGAAAGCCGGTGCAATTATTTCATCCAAGTATCCTTCTATCTTCTGGACACCATGTGTAGTGCGTACCTTGAACCTTGCTGTGAATAATATATGTGCACCTTCGCTGCAAACAAGAAACAATGACGATGTGTATGATGCTTGTAAATGGATATGGCCTCTTGCAGATGATGTTTCTTTCATCAAAAACTTCATAATGAACCATGGGATGAGGTTGGTGATGTTTACTGAGCATAGTGATCTTAAGCTCCTTACAATTGCTTCAACCAGGTTTGCCTCCACACTTGTGATGTTTAAGAGATTTAAGAAAATAAAGGCTGGTTTGCAACATATGGTAATCAGTAATAAATGGGATGATTACAAGGAAGATGATGTGAGGAAGGCTGCTGCAGTAAAATAG